One Luoshenia tenuis DNA window includes the following coding sequences:
- a CDS encoding M42 family metallopeptidase: MLLEELCALSGVTGDEGQVRGYLKDYLKPYADEMHVDAMGNLIATRQAQGGKDAPTVMLLAHMDEVGLIVTGIREDGTLRFRPVGGIDPRVLISKRVLIGEKRVPGVIGCMAIHLIESREEMFKAHKVDKLYIDIGAADKRSAEKLVQKGDYIIFDPRTRYFGQDMFKAKALDDRAGCAVLARAMEKRYPVNLVAAFTAQEEIGSRGAGTAVFGVMPDAALILEGTTCADMAGVPQHLRVTRPGHGPALGITDHAAIVDKGLRNFIIQTAKQAGIPWQNREGIFGGTDAGLAQRTGAGRPVANISIPCRYIHSPVSAVNLRDYEAAVQLVQAVLERMDGYFKEA, encoded by the coding sequence ATGCTTTTAGAGGAACTGTGCGCCTTAAGCGGCGTAACGGGGGATGAAGGGCAGGTACGCGGTTACCTGAAGGATTATTTAAAACCCTATGCTGATGAAATGCATGTAGACGCTATGGGCAACCTGATCGCTACGCGGCAGGCGCAGGGCGGTAAGGATGCGCCAACGGTCATGCTGCTGGCCCATATGGACGAGGTGGGGCTGATCGTCACCGGCATCCGGGAGGACGGCACGCTGCGCTTCCGCCCGGTTGGGGGGATCGACCCACGGGTGCTGATCTCCAAACGCGTATTAATCGGCGAAAAAAGGGTGCCGGGGGTGATCGGCTGCATGGCCATCCACCTGATTGAATCCCGGGAGGAGATGTTTAAGGCCCACAAGGTGGATAAGCTGTACATCGACATCGGCGCGGCGGATAAGCGCAGCGCGGAAAAGCTGGTACAAAAGGGCGATTATATTATTTTTGACCCGCGCACCCGTTATTTTGGACAGGACATGTTTAAGGCCAAAGCGCTGGATGACCGGGCGGGCTGTGCGGTACTGGCCCGGGCTATGGAAAAACGCTATCCGGTCAATTTGGTGGCGGCCTTTACCGCCCAGGAGGAGATCGGCTCGCGCGGCGCGGGCACGGCGGTATTTGGCGTAATGCCGGATGCGGCGCTGATCCTGGAGGGCACCACCTGTGCGGATATGGCGGGGGTGCCGCAGCACCTGCGGGTGACTCGGCCGGGCCATGGTCCGGCGCTGGGCATTACGGACCATGCGGCCATCGTAGATAAAGGATTGCGAAATTTTATCATCCAGACGGCCAAACAGGCGGGCATCCCCTGGCAAAACCGGGAGGGCATCTTTGGCGGAACGGACGCGGGGCTGGCCCAGCGCACCGGCGCCGGGCGGCCGGTAGCCAATATCTCAATCCCCTGCCGCTACATCCATTCCCCGGTCAGCGCGGTCAACCTGCGGGACTATGAGGCGGCGGTGCAGCTGGTGCAGGCCGTACTGGAACGCATGGACGGATATTTTAAGGAGGCTTAA
- a CDS encoding glycosyltransferase yields MSNPMISVIIPVYNVENCLAYCLDSILAQTFGDFEVICINDGSTDNSLNILREYEKKDKRVHVISKENGGMSSARNRGLQAAQGKYISFIDSDDFITPDMFERLYQRAEQAQADITICNLKLYFEDTGKYGYYRDEVLYYHLKNKVFTVEQAPKIVACIAVWDRLYLHSFLRECGVRFIEGKIYEDVPFSVETALKAQRMALVPDHLYYYRKARDQSITGQESRRGVKHRSDFIEIHRYTQQMMRAGDYSDAVWSAHLDHFIGQVMMHNAYCETRKEYKDFFVAARSLFDERMYTLCKQLKDVSKQDYAKRLEAGDPTGARNILRQVFPDSIRH; encoded by the coding sequence ATGTCCAATCCGATGATTTCTGTTATCATACCAGTTTATAATGTGGAAAACTGTCTGGCGTACTGTCTGGACAGCATTTTGGCACAAACGTTTGGCGATTTCGAGGTGATCTGCATTAATGATGGATCGACGGATAATAGCCTGAATATTCTTCGCGAATATGAAAAAAAGGATAAACGCGTCCACGTTATTTCGAAGGAAAATGGTGGAATGAGCAGTGCGCGCAATAGAGGGTTGCAAGCGGCGCAGGGGAAGTACATCAGCTTTATCGATAGCGATGATTTCATCACCCCGGATATGTTTGAACGCCTGTACCAGCGTGCGGAGCAGGCACAGGCTGATATTACGATTTGCAATTTAAAATTATATTTTGAAGATACGGGCAAATATGGCTATTATCGAGATGAGGTCCTATACTATCATCTGAAAAATAAAGTTTTTACAGTAGAACAGGCACCTAAGATCGTGGCCTGCATCGCCGTTTGGGACAGGCTGTATTTGCATAGTTTTCTTAGAGAATGTGGCGTGCGATTCATCGAGGGGAAGATTTACGAGGATGTGCCGTTTTCTGTCGAAACGGCGCTCAAAGCGCAGAGAATGGCGCTCGTGCCGGACCACCTTTATTATTATCGTAAAGCGCGCGATCAATCCATTACCGGCCAGGAATCCAGGCGTGGCGTAAAACATCGCAGTGATTTTATTGAGATTCACCGATATACCCAGCAAATGATGCGCGCCGGCGATTACAGCGACGCGGTCTGGAGCGCGCATCTGGATCATTTTATAGGCCAGGTAATGATGCATAACGCATATTGTGAAACGCGAAAAGAGTACAAAGATTTTTTTGTGGCTGCACGCTCGTTGTTTGATGAACGGATGTATACGCTCTGCAAACAGCTTAAAGATGTAAGCAAGCAGGATTATGCAAAGCGACTTGAAGCGGGCGACCCTACGGGGGCACGGAACATTCTAAGACAGGTATTCCCCGATTCGATACGGCATTAA
- a CDS encoding DUF4422 domain-containing protein, giving the protein MNVKIFVSHRIDLNSVAVENDVFFPVRCGAVFDKRPATDMAGDDTGDNISNKRESYCELTVQYWAWKNMQADYYGLCHYRRYLSFLPEDKKRLNEWSNYIVPRLDEDAIHQHQLDDEKGIKGFVANYDVVTMCPVELEKVHRASAYEQYEKDGVRLHIRDLDIMLDIIRERHPDYAEAAEKYIFGKKQYIGNIFIMRKELFFSYSQWLFDILAEFDKRVDMSDYSVEAYRTPGHLGERLFGIYYTWLQMQGGYRLAELPLLCFSDTAPYTTVQPAFGKNCVPIVMSSSQEYAKFCAITLQSLKDCAEPQNNYDIFILQRNIRADTQRRIQKIFEGLPNFSVRFINVKSYIERYNLYESPTISIETYFRLIIPELLGCFDKLLYLDGDLIIKRDVAQLYHTDIGDNWLGAVLDICEAGVTNGYDLKSAQYVKDRMQLRTIWKQFNAGVLVLNNRAFCENFTTRYLLEFAEAGNFRFQDQDALNILCEEHIFWLDPRWNFFADPVDSYRGWVEQYAPRLAYQAFREAAKDPWIIHYAGNEKPWIYPAFEWADEFWSVAAKTAFYPDVLASERTVAAPQPAAQAQGPRVVYSPISEKSRLRSLADMLLPLGSKRRERLKALVPGLTNRIVES; this is encoded by the coding sequence ATGAACGTAAAAATTTTTGTATCGCACAGGATTGATCTGAATAGCGTTGCCGTAGAAAATGATGTGTTTTTCCCCGTGCGTTGTGGCGCGGTGTTTGATAAGCGGCCTGCAACCGATATGGCAGGCGACGATACGGGCGATAATATCTCTAATAAGCGCGAGAGTTATTGTGAACTGACTGTGCAGTATTGGGCCTGGAAAAATATGCAAGCAGATTATTATGGCCTATGCCACTATCGGCGCTATCTCTCTTTTTTGCCGGAAGATAAAAAGCGGTTGAACGAGTGGAGTAATTATATCGTCCCTCGTTTGGATGAGGATGCCATCCACCAGCATCAGCTGGACGATGAGAAGGGTATAAAAGGCTTTGTCGCTAACTACGATGTGGTGACGATGTGCCCGGTTGAATTAGAGAAGGTCCATCGCGCCTCGGCTTACGAACAATATGAAAAGGATGGCGTGCGCCTGCATATCCGCGACCTGGATATTATGCTCGATATCATCCGGGAAAGGCACCCGGACTATGCCGAGGCAGCAGAAAAATATATCTTTGGTAAAAAGCAGTATATCGGCAACATATTTATTATGAGAAAGGAGCTGTTTTTCTCATATAGCCAATGGTTATTTGATATTCTGGCTGAGTTTGATAAACGCGTGGATATGTCGGATTACTCTGTGGAGGCCTATAGGACGCCCGGGCATTTAGGGGAACGGCTTTTCGGTATTTATTATACTTGGTTGCAAATGCAGGGCGGCTACCGGTTAGCAGAACTGCCATTGCTTTGTTTTTCTGATACCGCCCCATATACAACAGTGCAGCCTGCTTTTGGCAAAAATTGCGTTCCAATTGTGATGTCGTCTAGCCAGGAATACGCAAAATTTTGCGCTATAACGCTGCAATCGTTAAAAGATTGTGCTGAACCGCAGAATAACTATGACATCTTTATCCTTCAGCGTAATATACGAGCGGACACGCAGCGGCGCATACAGAAGATTTTTGAAGGGCTGCCTAATTTTTCCGTTCGCTTTATTAATGTTAAAAGCTACATAGAGCGGTATAATCTTTACGAGTCGCCCACGATCAGTATAGAAACCTACTTCCGGCTGATCATTCCGGAATTACTTGGTTGTTTTGATAAGCTGCTCTATCTGGATGGCGACCTGATTATTAAACGGGATGTAGCGCAGCTCTATCATACCGATATAGGGGACAATTGGCTGGGCGCCGTTTTAGATATCTGCGAGGCCGGCGTGACCAATGGCTATGATTTAAAATCTGCGCAATACGTGAAGGATCGCATGCAATTGCGCACGATATGGAAGCAGTTTAATGCGGGCGTGTTGGTGCTGAACAACCGTGCGTTTTGTGAAAATTTTACCACCCGGTATTTATTGGAATTTGCCGAAGCGGGTAATTTCCGTTTTCAGGATCAGGATGCGCTCAACATCCTGTGTGAAGAGCACATTTTCTGGCTGGATCCGCGGTGGAACTTTTTTGCCGATCCGGTGGACAGTTACCGCGGTTGGGTAGAGCAGTACGCTCCCCGACTAGCGTATCAGGCTTTCCGCGAGGCGGCAAAGGACCCTTGGATTATTCACTACGCGGGTAACGAAAAGCCGTGGATTTATCCGGCGTTCGAGTGGGCGGATGAATTTTGGAGCGTGGCGGCCAAAACCGCCTTTTATCCGGACGTGCTGGCCAGCGAGCGGACAGTGGCCGCGCCGCAGCCTGCGGCGCAGGCTCAGGGCCCGCGTGTGGTCTACTCGCCCATTTCCGAAAAATCCCGCCTGCGTAGTCTGGCCGACATGCTGCTTCCGCTGGGGAGCAAGCGGCGCGAAAGGCTCAAGGCGCTGGTTCCCGGGCTGACCAACCGGATTGTAGAATCATAA
- a CDS encoding M42 family metallopeptidase, giving the protein MKELLAQLCAAFGPSGREEGVREVIHAAVVPYCDKVEVDALGNLIAYKAASGKAIGEAPRLMLAAHMDQIGLIATHIDEKGYVRFAAIGGVSPRNALYRTVRFESGAQGVVGVEQLKLDYAKLEISKLFVDIGATDRAEAEKMVQVGDMAVFESPFMETPTQYVSGALDDRVCCAMMIEALKKVQNNAMELACVFTVQEEVGLRGAGPAAFALKPAAALALDVTLSGDTPEAAPQSTHLGGGPAIKVKDHSVICHPQIVEWMEKVAKEAGIPVQKEVLTAGGTDAGAIHLTQAGIRSGALSLSTRYVHSQAECVSKKDLEQSVALLAALMESSI; this is encoded by the coding sequence ATGAAAGAATTATTGGCGCAGTTATGCGCGGCGTTTGGCCCCTCCGGGCGGGAGGAAGGCGTGCGTGAAGTGATCCACGCGGCAGTGGTGCCTTATTGCGATAAGGTCGAAGTGGATGCGCTGGGAAACCTGATCGCCTACAAGGCCGCTTCCGGCAAGGCCATAGGCGAGGCGCCCCGGCTGATGCTGGCCGCCCACATGGACCAGATCGGCCTGATCGCCACCCATATTGACGAAAAGGGCTATGTGCGCTTTGCGGCTATCGGCGGGGTATCGCCCCGCAACGCGTTGTACCGCACCGTGCGCTTTGAGAGCGGCGCGCAGGGCGTGGTGGGCGTAGAACAGTTGAAGCTGGACTATGCCAAGCTGGAAATTTCAAAGCTGTTTGTGGATATCGGCGCTACCGACCGGGCAGAAGCGGAAAAAATGGTGCAAGTAGGGGATATGGCGGTGTTTGAATCCCCTTTTATGGAAACGCCGACGCAGTATGTCTCCGGCGCGCTGGACGATCGGGTATGCTGTGCCATGATGATTGAAGCGCTGAAAAAAGTGCAGAACAATGCGATGGAGCTGGCCTGCGTCTTTACTGTGCAGGAGGAGGTGGGCCTGCGCGGGGCGGGGCCCGCGGCCTTTGCCTTAAAGCCTGCGGCGGCACTGGCGCTGGATGTGACTTTGAGCGGAGACACGCCCGAGGCGGCGCCCCAGTCCACCCACCTGGGCGGCGGGCCGGCTATCAAGGTCAAGGATCACTCAGTGATCTGCCACCCGCAGATCGTAGAGTGGATGGAAAAGGTGGCTAAAGAGGCAGGTATTCCGGTACAAAAAGAGGTGTTGACTGCGGGTGGAACCGATGCAGGCGCCATCCACCTGACCCAGGCGGGCATCCGCAGCGGCGCACTCTCCTTAAGCACGCGCTACGTGCACAGTCAGGCCGAGTGCGTATCCAAAAAGGATCTGGAGCAGAGCGTGGCCCTGCTCGCGGCACTGATGGAGAGCAGCATCTAA
- a CDS encoding M20/M25/M40 family metallo-hydrolase, with the protein MQQAQMKKTLDDWLQTPGLSGHEGEMAEKVMAAFSAAGAEVWQDELMNVYAAVGPKQGRPLVMVSAHMDEIGMMVDRIDEDGFIFFSQIGGIDPRILPAQEVSVEGKKPLYGIIGLKPPHVTTVQERKKVLPINELAIDVGLDAEQVRALVSPGDRIHFDAPLHELSGRTVAGHTLDDRAGVLAMLEACLALREEKLSCRMVFVTSVQEEVGTRGAKVAAYGLQPDIAIAIDVTHGKTPDAPADLVFPLKNIVLTVGPNIHPKLVKEAQRIARQEKIDYEIEVEAHVTGTDADPLQISRTGIPTMLIELPLKYMHTTVETLDLKTVKDSAKLLHAIATALGKDWEAKLCF; encoded by the coding sequence TTGCAGCAGGCGCAAATGAAAAAGACGCTGGACGACTGGTTGCAGACCCCCGGGCTCTCCGGCCACGAAGGCGAGATGGCCGAAAAGGTGATGGCCGCCTTTAGCGCCGCAGGGGCCGAAGTATGGCAGGATGAGCTGATGAACGTATACGCTGCGGTGGGCCCCAAGCAGGGGCGGCCGCTGGTCATGGTCTCGGCACATATGGACGAGATCGGCATGATGGTGGACCGCATCGACGAAGATGGGTTCATCTTTTTTTCGCAGATCGGCGGGATCGATCCGCGCATCCTCCCAGCGCAGGAGGTGAGCGTGGAGGGCAAAAAGCCCCTGTATGGGATCATTGGCTTAAAGCCGCCGCACGTCACCACGGTGCAAGAACGCAAAAAGGTATTGCCGATTAACGAGCTGGCCATCGATGTAGGACTTGATGCCGAACAGGTGCGCGCACTGGTCTCCCCGGGAGATCGCATCCATTTTGACGCGCCGCTGCACGAGCTTTCCGGCCGCACGGTGGCCGGGCACACCCTGGACGACCGGGCCGGCGTGCTGGCGATGCTGGAGGCCTGCCTGGCGCTGCGGGAGGAAAAGCTGAGCTGCCGGATGGTATTTGTCACCAGCGTGCAAGAAGAAGTGGGCACGCGGGGGGCTAAAGTAGCGGCCTACGGCCTACAGCCGGACATCGCCATTGCCATCGACGTGACCCATGGCAAAACGCCGGATGCGCCGGCAGACCTGGTGTTCCCGCTGAAAAATATCGTGCTGACGGTAGGGCCAAACATCCATCCTAAGCTGGTCAAGGAGGCCCAGCGGATTGCAAGGCAGGAGAAGATCGACTACGAGATCGAGGTGGAGGCCCACGTGACGGGGACCGACGCCGACCCCTTACAGATCTCGCGAACCGGCATCCCCACGATGCTGATCGAGCTGCCGCTAAAGTATATGCATACTACGGTAGAAACGCTGGATCTCAAGACGGTAAAGGATTCGGCCAAGCTGCTGCACGCCATCGCTACTGCGCTTGGCAAGGATTGGGAGGCGAAGCTATGCTTTTAG
- the rfbD gene encoding dTDP-4-dehydrorhamnose reductase, whose translation MKLLITGCKGQLGRQLLKILQQGHSQLGELPAAYAGCEVAGIDLEDLDLSDLAAVKRTLEDCRPDVVINCAAYTKVDQCEIDQDAAYAANALAPRNLAMVCDGLGAKLVQVSTDYVFPGVGNVPYREYDRPGPVSVYGKTKLMGEEFVQRFCPRSFVVRTAWLYGDVGGNFVRAILKRAREEGKIRVVDDQRGNPTYAEDLAHHLLLIALTEEYAIYHCTGSGECSWYEFACAIVEEAGVPCEKEAITTAQLGRGANRPAYSSLEHMMLRLTVGDRMRPWREALRAFIASQEV comes from the coding sequence ATGAAATTACTGATCACTGGTTGCAAGGGCCAGTTGGGCCGCCAGTTGCTTAAGATTCTGCAACAGGGGCATAGCCAGCTGGGCGAACTGCCGGCGGCATACGCGGGTTGTGAAGTGGCAGGCATTGATTTAGAGGATCTGGATCTAAGCGACCTTGCAGCCGTTAAGAGAACGCTTGAGGATTGTAGGCCGGATGTGGTGATCAACTGTGCGGCTTATACCAAGGTGGATCAGTGTGAGATAGACCAGGACGCTGCCTACGCCGCCAACGCCTTGGCGCCGCGTAACTTGGCCATGGTTTGCGATGGATTGGGGGCTAAACTGGTGCAGGTCTCTACCGATTACGTGTTCCCCGGCGTTGGCAATGTGCCTTACCGCGAATATGACCGGCCCGGCCCGGTTAGCGTATACGGCAAGACCAAGTTGATGGGCGAGGAATTTGTGCAGCGGTTTTGCCCGCGCAGCTTTGTGGTACGCACCGCTTGGCTGTATGGGGATGTAGGCGGCAATTTTGTGCGCGCTATCCTGAAACGGGCGCGGGAAGAGGGAAAGATTCGGGTGGTAGACGACCAGCGGGGTAACCCCACCTATGCAGAGGATCTGGCGCACCATCTGCTACTGATCGCCCTGACGGAGGAATACGCCATTTATCATTGTACGGGCAGCGGCGAGTGCAGCTGGTATGAATTTGCCTGTGCCATCGTGGAAGAGGCGGGCGTGCCCTGTGAAAAAGAGGCGATCACAACTGCTCAGCTGGGGCGTGGGGCCAACCGGCCGGCGTATTCCTCTTTAGAACATATGATGCTGCGATTGACGGTGGGCGACCGGATGCGCCCTTGGCGGGAGGCACTGCGCGCCTTTATCGCATCGCAAGAGGTGTAG
- a CDS encoding DEAD/DEAH box helicase has translation MEHNDTPVQAGFGAVSLSPELSRAVEAMGYESMTDIQAAAIPAVLAGKDIIGRSATGTGKTAAFGIPAVEMLSAQPGSAAVLVLCPTRELAMQISGEVAKFARFKRDVHLATLYGGQAMPIQLEQLRRANFVVGTPGRVMDHMRRGTLKLDAIKMVILDEADEMLNMGFLDDIRTILADAPQQRQTLLFSATMPPAILQITREFQHDPVMVAVDGGKKTLDAIEQYYYLVPPGQKPDALNLLLQAHRPERALVFCNTRRMVDELVEYLVKSGFKATGLHGEMSQMARTRVMQDFRLGLTKILVATDVAARGIDVEDVEGVYNYDIPQDDEYYIHRIGRTGRAGKRGAAHILACNRGQVRRIREIRNYIRADIKEKALPSREEILSLRHGQRMDKVREALHEPPQPQTMEAVEALIQEGYDARQIAATLLSMMGEKERRMKLPKVRAVTAAEKPARKPVRSRVAVRLNLGKRQDMAPNFIVSALCDGADIAARDIGRIDVRGDYSLIELTPEDARKVLRTMQKARIRNNRASFTLQAPGKEAPAYPPERRRKRTRPLH, from the coding sequence ATGGAACACAATGATACGCCGGTGCAGGCGGGCTTTGGGGCCGTCAGCCTTTCGCCGGAGCTTTCGCGCGCGGTGGAGGCGATGGGCTATGAGAGCATGACGGATATCCAGGCCGCGGCCATCCCCGCGGTGCTGGCGGGCAAAGACATAATCGGCCGCTCGGCTACCGGCACGGGCAAGACGGCGGCCTTTGGCATCCCGGCGGTGGAGATGCTCAGCGCCCAGCCGGGCAGCGCGGCGGTGCTGGTGCTTTGCCCCACACGGGAGCTGGCCATGCAGATTAGCGGCGAGGTGGCCAAGTTTGCCCGGTTTAAGCGGGATGTACACCTGGCCACTCTATACGGCGGGCAAGCCATGCCTATCCAGCTTGAGCAGCTGCGCCGAGCCAATTTTGTGGTGGGTACCCCCGGGCGGGTGATGGACCATATGCGCCGGGGCACCCTGAAGCTGGATGCGATAAAAATGGTGATTTTGGACGAGGCGGACGAGATGCTCAATATGGGCTTTTTGGACGATATCCGCACCATTCTGGCGGACGCGCCGCAGCAGCGGCAGACGCTGCTGTTTTCGGCCACTATGCCGCCGGCTATTTTACAGATCACCCGCGAGTTCCAGCACGACCCGGTAATGGTGGCGGTGGATGGCGGCAAAAAGACGCTGGACGCCATCGAACAATATTATTACCTGGTGCCGCCGGGCCAAAAGCCCGACGCGCTCAACCTTCTGCTGCAGGCCCACCGGCCCGAGCGGGCGCTGGTGTTTTGCAACACCCGCCGGATGGTGGACGAGTTGGTGGAATACCTGGTCAAAAGCGGCTTTAAAGCCACCGGCCTGCATGGGGAGATGAGCCAGATGGCCCGCACCCGGGTGATGCAGGATTTCCGGCTGGGGCTGACCAAGATTTTGGTGGCCACCGATGTGGCGGCCCGCGGTATCGACGTAGAGGACGTAGAAGGGGTATATAATTACGATATCCCGCAGGACGATGAATACTATATCCACCGCATCGGCCGTACCGGCCGGGCGGGTAAGCGGGGGGCGGCCCACATTTTGGCCTGTAACCGGGGGCAGGTGCGCCGCATCCGCGAAATACGCAATTATATCCGCGCGGACATTAAGGAAAAGGCCCTGCCCAGCCGGGAAGAGATCTTGAGCCTGCGCCACGGCCAGCGGATGGATAAGGTACGCGAGGCGCTTCATGAGCCGCCCCAACCCCAAACTATGGAGGCGGTGGAGGCCCTAATACAGGAGGGATACGACGCGCGCCAGATTGCAGCGACGCTGTTGAGCATGATGGGCGAAAAGGAGCGGCGTATGAAGCTGCCCAAGGTGCGCGCTGTTACGGCGGCCGAAAAGCCCGCCCGCAAGCCTGTGCGCAGCCGGGTAGCCGTACGGCTGAACCTGGGTAAGCGTCAGGACATGGCACCTAACTTTATCGTCAGCGCGCTGTGCGATGGGGCGGATATTGCCGCCCGGGATATTGGACGGATCGATGTGCGGGGCGATTACAGCCTGATCGAGCTGACGCCGGAGGATGCGCGCAAGGTGCTGCGCACCATGCAAAAGGCGCGCATCCGCAATAACCGCGCGAGCTTTACGCTCCAAGCCCCGGGCAAGGAAGCGCCCGCGTACCCGCCGGAGCGCCGGCGCAAGCGCACAAGGCCGCTGCATTAA